The genomic stretch TCTGGTGCTTTGCCAGCGTACTCAGCCAGCCTTCGTAGCGCAGTCGCGCGGAGATGGATTCCAGCGGGCCGGTCAGCACCGCAATTTTCTGATGCCCCAGCGCCAGAAGGTGTTCAACGCCCTGCTCTGCCCCGCAATGCGGATCGAACAGAATTTTAAAGACCTCAGCCTGCGGATCGACATCCAGAAACAGCACCGGCAAATCGCCACACAGCTGCGCAATCGCGCCCGCATCATCGTTCGAGAGCGGCACGTTGATCAGCACGCCATCAACGCGCTGCGACATCAGTTCGTTCACCGCTGTACGGCAGGCCGAAAGGCTCAGGTTATCAATCATCGAAATAACGACGTTAAAACCTAACTGATTGGCGCGGGTTTTCATGGCGGAAGCAATTTGTGACGGCGCATGAAGCGCGAGTTCGGTAGTCGCCAGCCCCAGTGTATAACTCTGTTTTCCGGCCAGTTGCTGCGCGACGCGATTCGGCACGTAATTGAGCGCAGCCATAGCCTGTTCGACTTTATCCCGCGTCTTTGCCGAGACGTGCGCCGCCTGATTCAGTACGCGCGAAACGGTCTGATAGGAAACGCCCGCCTGACGTGCGACGTCGTCGAGGGTGACAGATTTTGGCTTCATGGCTCTCTCTTCGGGGATTCATGCGGGAATGCACTGGACGGGTTATTGTGGCCGGAAAGCAGACAATAAAAAAGGGGCCGAAGCCCCTTTGGTTATGATCCTCACATTCCGGTGGTCAAGCACCAGAAGGATAAGAATTACAGTACGTCGATTGCGTTCAGTTCTTTGAATGCCAGTTCCAGGCGAGTCACCATGGAAGCCTGTGCAGAACGCAGCCATACGCGCGGGTCATAGAATTTCTTGTTAGGTTTGTCCGCGCCTTCCGGGTTACCCAACTGACCTTGCAGGTAAGCTTCGTTTTTCTTGTAGAACTGCAGAATACCGTCCCAGTTTGCCCATTGGGTATCGGTATCGATGTTCATTTTGATAACACCGTAGCCTACAGATTCTTTGATTTCTGCTGCAGTTGAACCGGAACCGCCGTGGAACACGAAGTTCAGGCTGTTGTGTGGCAGGTTGTGTTTCTTACAAACGTATTCCTGAGAATCACGCAGGATCGTTGGAGTCAGTTTAACGTTACCTGGTTTGTACACGCCGTGAACGTTACCGAATGACGCAGCGATAGTGAAACGCGGGCTG from Rahnella sikkimica encodes the following:
- a CDS encoding LacI family DNA-binding transcriptional regulator; protein product: MKPKSVTLDDVARQAGVSYQTVSRVLNQAAHVSAKTRDKVEQAMAALNYVPNRVAQQLAGKQSYTLGLATTELALHAPSQIASAMKTRANQLGFNVVISMIDNLSLSACRTAVNELMSQRVDGVLINVPLSNDDAGAIAQLCGDLPVLFLDVDPQAEVFKILFDPHCGAEQGVEHLLALGHQKIAVLTGPLESISARLRYEGWLSTLAKHQITPCAVQHGDWSAASGYQQALLLLNQPVRPTAILIANDQMALGVLRAVHEYGLRVPEQISVVGYDDTEDSAFFFPPLTTIKQDFRLLGHESVNRLVDHLHIHGDKQQSSLLLPTSLVERHTTSKPGESAVSQEALSQELLRIARQLSPR